One region of Ornithinibacter aureus genomic DNA includes:
- the rplV gene encoding 50S ribosomal protein L22 encodes MATETTVTEARAVARHVRVTPQKARRVIDLIRGKHATDAVSVLKFAPQGAAEPILKVLESAIANARFKADAAAERFDERDLIIASAFIDEGPTMKRFRPRAQGRAGRINKRTSHITVVVAPKPAKATNGGNR; translated from the coding sequence ATGGCCACCGAAACCACTGTCACCGAGGCTCGCGCTGTCGCGCGCCACGTCCGGGTGACCCCGCAGAAGGCCCGTCGGGTCATCGACCTCATCCGGGGCAAGCACGCCACGGATGCCGTGTCGGTCCTGAAGTTCGCGCCCCAGGGCGCGGCCGAGCCGATCCTCAAGGTCCTCGAGTCCGCGATCGCCAACGCCCGGTTCAAGGCTGACGCCGCGGCCGAGCGCTTCGACGAGCGTGACCTCATCATCGCCTCCGCGTTCATCGACGAGGGGCCCACCATGAAGCGTTTCCGTCCGCGGGCCCAGGGCCGCGCCGGTCGCATCAACAAGCGCACGAGCCACATCACCGTGGTCGTCGCTCCCAAGCCCGCCAAGGCCACGAACGGAGGCAATCGCTGA
- the rpsS gene encoding 30S ribosomal protein S19, producing the protein MPRSLKKGPFIDDHLQKKVDVQNEAGTKNVIKTWSRRSVISPDMLGHTLAVHDGRKHVPVFVTESMVGHKLGEFAPTRTFKGHVKDDKKGRRR; encoded by the coding sequence ATGCCTCGTAGCCTGAAAAAGGGCCCCTTCATCGATGACCACCTTCAGAAGAAGGTGGATGTCCAGAACGAAGCGGGCACCAAGAACGTCATCAAGACCTGGTCGCGCCGGTCGGTCATCTCGCCCGACATGCTCGGCCACACCCTCGCCGTCCACGACGGCCGCAAGCACGTCCCGGTGTTCGTCACCGAGTCGATGGTCGGCCACAAGCTCGGCGAGTTCGCACCGACGCGCACCTTCAAGGGTCACGTCAAGGACGACAAGAAGGGGCGTCGTCGCTGA